The Cyprinus carpio isolate SPL01 chromosome A5, ASM1834038v1, whole genome shotgun sequence genome has a segment encoding these proteins:
- the LOC109045811 gene encoding LOW QUALITY PROTEIN: ectopic P granules protein 5 homolog (The sequence of the model RefSeq protein was modified relative to this genomic sequence to represent the inferred CDS: substituted 1 base at 1 genomic stop codon) — protein sequence MEAVRPKKSKSKSSGKPQVRKERQSESVRQPPGPSREVNEPVPASEFTDVPLSLSHVPPAPDLKPPATQTALDHTDKAEKDQQLLSNTTEIAATSSCNEEKEHKTSLQDMAPQVEQASAPVESQQSDPKTLSAKLEPFSVPSIYPSIPSSCSEPQLLEGQYSITYGLLDASFMPVASEGQVAPAVLPLANQESSPPSLVPVEVADVERPRERLYPELPRTCQSVKPFTSEQLRTWEPGSWLENVEILETEFQSLAHQEGHELYELLLSYWRCRKQLTQAQTELQAANSDCKNVQNRLWSFKDERLSLQGVCADQSKVYGYHCYQQVTLNEAALAELKHLFSAKAEILHQTVALHSYTSILSRLQVESYLYHLLSSNPSTKSVAVQDTSTVSPQSQPSSLQLLKESISVLFIFTRRVLDDSQFQADIHLWLQRLASVLLQVGSTGDHLFVLNHLLCCPAGVGKWAVPFLQIKVLDNPSGVYHFMQAMAILMSPARHRADFLGHMTPSDTKGNNSLTGPASGNWTLVDEGGEEDEDPETSWMLLSEDDLVSLFSQFPYDELFKHLLGICSKGDYQPQATTSQKMMKIFAFASSLLELLAVGLQTYNRARYRQFVKRIGYMIRMTLCYVSDHWAQYIGLTGVSRTTMQEQSFSMEKLQVEFDHLFLRAVLHVLKAKRLGIWLFMSEMPYGTLSSSMLWKIFYIMQCAEMEGLEKLSCSLSAEDCIQRLREPSHQEKFQHWLSEINSSDGICLLTTFAHMAQPRRTDVDPEFVRNIVLEIYEVSYVSITTREIFSKVGRELLAAIATAHPHIISVLLERLRETIEKVGMVSLYLFKELPVHLWTPAQAEVGLIRDWLLNFSLTAVENRLACIILEGLNWGFQPNGCLILPASLHSEVALFVIESYQKYLTDKPYGGIFSEGIKQVSYLANVVRLGQTPESSFNQWAWDLVLRLKLHANEIRPQDAWCPLPSSSAPSVPEITDCPTMHPVFKAVKAGIPIGCFLAIDMTTIGHSLEKFCSDGISLLKTLVQSRHLKAVVHILENILPLVYHCQFYLLKNEQFLSCIQLFLQLDSWTQGVTQQVTQKVAQHLIGTSTWENIKLLNSVIQAHILESSRPGRVGAAAVLEFWLQVLTEQNLWHRDKAVLYLLDHLCRTAFLHQQEECLQKLLYQQHKSALGYHGDKGLLSSLMGWIVAGNVTPSFIEGSSLTGEVWFAWLVLNMETMFEEDSQLRRCVEHELLSNPAYTPDQALKKAQVRLKLQVVPSLQRLMIYRWAQQALATPADHPLLPLVWQKFFQLYLRQPGPEFGLEVKGCIGRRYFHSAAHLSLLKSLRQRLVEVSDFHHAASKALKVPCSSSESSDGLLTPGTPITQYMTSPELHTELVRLFTVFALWLDDENLQKQEIYLPSLPKQYDTHRLAKIMQRQQEVWMEHVDIERVQHELQEELSLWSKVKSEPAISQNTNFSIFTDFINPLAARERILTHLRKHDAPQGALLLVPMKAPVPDIPTESLSDEKISTALVQEDLAKLQHQAKLATVRETQQVVLDNELLEVLPQLYINREDQLSMQLECRGKGGQPCQGPAHITVTYSRMHKLDPVQNQIQCLKSDIKQLQADGIKAPPQSLAEAAVHTENFITALVNAYKLNPSPAILKVGITVFYQIVSFVCEDTQRHPPTRQFFTSCIEILGQVFIRDVRSECKPMLKTILLNRHLCNLLSPYFTPNASPAELVSLYEEVVNTLHIDSGDVIFMLLTKFDLTQWLSVTQPQFSERSRLMAIIHKALCTCGLEPEPEVLMPFNIFCKHWTELLLYQFPDHYSDFLRLLMQSSSDQLLSPECWRTSLIVLGCSPHPKIKTNKTRSILLSPQQVDETIEWLSKYFLKLRLSNQDFRSFGLLSKWGPYIEEIKMFWEDLITYVIDLELNNCSKEPVGSPRLVKALESLHAKMAKLFEPWILFLDTDNTSHPHCSPWLESDAAAAVSLVSLYARLMETLHEKFKDRLLPGQRGALWFHLMHYCETLNSTKTPEHLPHTXHTYYIQLPSNKPHTNQTLINHAVQVERGSPKSCFLFMGELLCEVNWVSVLSDSLSPKLSPSAQTMVVSVLYLMVFLAKEDLSKPESSVLSLLDQSASLPWHLVDFPSYQNVTSYVSTHYPASLVLSPDTSSQHVIRLLRMAAGFGPTTQMLHHKDMTLKCQAFLHLMVQFLTSLDQNGNISLASLETEMEKLLEYIVIFNPPETDLQQRHMATCSLFAEMLTLLNEAGISTAEGLGTKLHSWVEKRARGPLVLPLLTAACRCLASVRHMTRTTEACILSYFTDGGCAHQYSGWGPILVSLQVPELTVEDFIQESLNLGSYLTLYVYILQRLNLEQTLLNEKNTQHMHKTCINQVFCSGPADEAKLFLWCHKFLELVQIQVDQEDACALDTLILTLMAFQTRLAQLGEERLNSGILGAIGLGRKSPLSSSFRVVARSMSTFLLVQVPSENQLRLHPGTELQLPAKAQQALSVLEQMPSNKQYSELHVSVNQAIQFIKYPGHCLCDSNRLLTLLVNALYTDLHYLDIIR from the exons ATGGAGGCGGTGAGACCCAAAAAGTCAAAGTCCAAATCCAGTGGGAAGCCACAG GTCAGAAAGGAGAGACAGTCAGAGAGTGTTAGACAGCCCCCGGGACCTTCTAGAGAAGTTAATGAGCCGGTGCCAGCTTCTGAGTTCACTGATGTCCCCCTCAGCCTTTCTCATGTGCCTCCAGCCCCTGATCTGAAACCACCCGCCACTCAGACCGCACTAGACCATACTGACAAAGCTGAAAAGGACCAACAGCTCTTGTCAAATACAACGGAAATAGCAGCGACATCATCTTGCAATGAAGAGAAAGAGCATAAAACGTCATTACAAGACATGGCACCTCAGGTGGAACAAGCTTCAGCACCCGTTGAATCCCAGCAAAGTGATCCCAAAACTCTTAGTGCGAAACTTGAGCCATTTAGCGTCCCTTCTATATATCCATCTATCCCATCTTCCTGCTCTGAGCCTCAGCTTTTGGAGGGCCAGTACTCTATCACCTATGGACTGTTAGATGCTTCCTTTATGCCAGTGGCCTCTGAGGGACAAGTAGCTCCAGCTGTTCTTCCTCTGGCTAACCAGGAGTCCTCCCCGCCCAGCTTGGTCCCTGTGGAGGTCGCTGACGTGGAGAGACCCAGGGAGAGGCTTTACCCAGAGCTGCCCAGGACCTGCCAATCTGTGAAGCCCTTCACTAGTGAGCAGCTGCGCACATGGGAACCCGGTTCCTGGTTGGAAAACGTAGAGATTCTTGAAACAGAGTTCCAGAGTCTGGCCCACCAAGAAGGACATGAGCTGTACGAGCTGCTGCTGAGCTACTGGAGGTGCCGTAAGCAGCTGACGCAGGCCCAGACTGAACTGCAAGCTGCCAATTCAGACTGTAAAAATGTGCAGAATCGCTTGTGGAGCTTCAAGGATGAAAGGCTTTCATTACAG GGTGTATGTGCGGATCAGTCCAAGGTGTATGGCTACCACTGCTACCAGCAGGTGACACTGAACGAGGCAGCATTAGCTGAGCTGAAGCATCTGTTTTCTGCAAAAGCAGAAATTCTCCATCAGACAGTGGCCCTGCACTCGTACACCTCCATCCTGTCCCGTCTGCAAGTGGAGTCTTATCTCTACCATTTGCTCAGCAGTAACCCCTCCACCAAGAGTGTGGCTGTGCAAGATACAAGCACAG TGAGTCCACAGTCTCAGCCCTCCTCTTTGCAACTGCTGAAGGAGAGCATCAGTGTGCTGTTCATCTTCACCCGACGGGTCCTAGATGATTCTCAGTTTCAGGCTGACATCCATCTATGGCTTCAGAGGCTG GCATCTGTGCTGCTTCAGGTCGGGTCTACAGGAGATCATCTGTTCGTCCTAAATCACCTGCTCTGCTGTCCGGCAGGTGTGGGGAAATGGGCTGTGCCATTCCTACAG ATCAAAGTATTGGATAACCCATCTGGAGTGTATCATTTCATGCAGGCCATGGCCATCCTCATGTCTCCAGCGAG GCATCGTGCAGACTTCCTGGGACACATGACGCCCAGTGACACGAAGGGCAACAACAGTCTTACAGGACCTGCATCTGGTAACTGGACGCTAGTGGATGAGGGTGGAGAGGAG GATGAAGACCCAGAAACAAGCTGGATGCTGCTGTCTGAGGATGATCTAGTTTCTCTGTTCTCTCAGTTTCCCTATGATGAGCTCTTCAAACACTTACTGGGTATCTGCTCTAAAG GCGACTATCAGCCTCAAGCCACCACCAGTCAAAAGATGATGAAGATATTTGCATTTGCTTCTTCACTGCTCGAACTGCTTGCTGTCGGCTTGCAGACTTACAACAGAGCACGTTATCGCCAATTTGTGAAGAGAATTGGTTACATGATTCG GATGACGCTCTGTTATGTTAGTGACCACTGGGCGCAGTACATCGGCCTGACAGGTGTGAGCAGGACCACAATGCAGGAACAGTCGTTTTCAATGGAGAAGCTGCAGGTGGAGTTTGACCATCTCTTCCTGAGAGCAGTGCTTCATGTGCTCAAGGCCAAGAG ACTGGGCATATGGCTGTTTATGTCTGAGATGCCCTATGGCACGTTATCCAGCTCCATGCTATGGAAGATCTTCTACATTATGCAGTGTGCAGAGATGGAAGGTCTGGAGAAGCTAAGCTGTAGCCTGAGTGCTGAGGACTGTATTCAGCGGCTCAGAG AACCAAGCCATCAGGAGAAGTTTCAGCACTGGCTGTCAGAGATAAACAGCTCAGATGGAATCTGCCTGTTGACAACGTTTGCACACATGGCCCAGCCCAGACGTACTGACGTAGACCCTGAATTTGTCAGGAACATAGTGCTGGAGATATACGAG GTGTCCTATGTTAGTATCACCACCCGTGAGATCTTTTCTAAAGTTGGGCGGGAGTTGCTTGCAGCTATAGCGACTGCCCACCCTCACATCATCTCTGTGCTGttggagagactgagagagaccATAGAGAAAGTGGGCATG GTGTCACTGTACCTGTTCAAGGAGTTGCCAGTGCACTTGTGGACGCCAGCTCAAGCTGAGGTGGGGTTGATCCGAGATTGGCTGTTGAACTTCAGTCTCACTGCTGTGGAGAACAGATTAGCCTGCATAATACTAGAAGGCCTCAACTGGGGATTTCAGCCT AATGGTTGCCTCATTCTACCAGCATCTTTGCACAGTGAAGTCGCACTTTTTGTGATTGAGTCATATCAAAAATATCTCACAGACAAACCATATGGTGGCATCTTCTCAGAAGGCATCAAACAG GTGTCTTACCTGGCTAACGTGGTGCGGCTCGGCCAGACTCCAGAATCCTCCTTTAACCAGTGGGCCTGGGACCTGGTTCTGAGGCTAAAGCTCCATGCCAACGAAATAAGACCTCAGGATGCTTGGTGCCCTCTTCCCTCCTCCAGCGCCCCCAGTGTGCCTGAGATCACAGATTGTCCCACCATGCACCCGGTGTTCAAAGCAGTCAAAGCGGGCATCCCCATCGGCTGTTTTCTGGCTATTGACATGACCACCATTGGGCACAG TTTGGAGAAGTTCTGCAGTGATGGAATATCTCTGCTGAAGACTCTGGTTCAGTCCCGTCATCTCAAAGCTGTAGTGCACATTCTGGAAAACATTCTTCCGCTGGTCTACCACTGCCAGTTCTACCTGCTCAAGAATGAACA GTTTCTGAGCTGTATCCAGCTCTTCTTGCAGCTGGATAGTTGGACTCAGGGTGTGACCCAGCAGGTCACACAGAAGGTGGCCCAGCATCTGATTGGTACCTCTACATGGGAGAACATCAAACTCCTAAACAGTGTGATCCAG GCGCATATTCTGGAGAGCTCCAGGCCCGGACGTGTTGGCGCAGCAGCTGTTCTTGAGTTCTGGCTTCAGGTTTTGACAGAACAGAACCTCTGGCATCGGGACAAAGCTGTTCTCTACCTTCTGGACCACCTGTGCCGCACTGCATTTCTTCACCAACAAGAGGAATGTCTCCAGAAACTTCTCTACCAACaacataag AGCGCTTTAGGTTACCATGGAGACAAAGGTTTGCTCTCATCTCTTATGGGCTGGATAGTGGCAGGAAATGTTACTCCATCCTTCATTGAGGGCAGTTCTCTCACAGGAGAG gtGTGGTTTGCTTGGTTGGTCCTCAACATGGAGACAATGTTCGAGGAAGACTCTCAGCTGCGACGCTGTGTGGAGCATGAGCTCCTCTCAAACCCTGCTTACACACCAGATCAGGCTCTGAAA AAAGCCCAGGTGCGCCTTAAGCTTCAAGTCGTCCCATCCCTGCAGAGACTGATGATCTATCGCTGGGCTCAACAAGCTTTAGCTACCCCTGCAGATCATCCCCTCCTGCCTTTGGTGTGGCAGAAATTTTTCCAACTTTACCTCCGTCAGCCTGGACCAGAGTTTGG GCTGGAGGTGAAAGGTTGTATTGGGAGGCGTTACTTCCATAGTGCCGCCCATCTCTCCTTGTTAAAAAGTCTCAGACAGCGGCTGGTGGAAGTGTCTGACTTCCACCACGCTGCTAGCAAGGCTTTGAAAGTGCCCTGCTCAAGCAGTGAATCCAGTGATGGTCTGCTCACCCCAGGGACGCCCATCACCCAGTACATGACCTCTCCTGAGCTGCACACTGAGCTTGTGCG GCTCTTCACTGTGTTTGCTTTGTGGCTGGATGATGAAAACCTTCAGAAGCAGGAAATTTACTTGCCCTCTTTGCCAAAGCAGTATGACACCCATCGCCTAGCCAAAATCATGCAGCGCCAGCAG GAGGTGTGGATGGAGCATGTGGACATTGAGCGAGTCCAGCATGAGCTGCAGGAAGAGCTCAGTCTGTGGTCGAAGGTCAAGAGTGAACCAGCGATCTCCCAGAACACCAACTTCTCCATCTTCACTGACTTTATCAATCCTCTGGCTG caaGGGAGCGTATTCTCACTCATCTGAGAAAACATGATGCTCCCCAGGGGGCGCTGTTGCTTGTGCCTATGAAAGCTCCAGTGCCTGACATTCCCACTGAGAGCTTGTCTGATGAGAAAATCTCCACTGCCTTAGTTCAGGAAGACCTTGCTAAGCTCCAGCATCAAGCCAA GTTGGCAACGGTCCGGGAAACACAGCAGGTCGTTCTAGACAATGAACTGTTGGAGGTGTTGCCGCAGCTCTACATAAACCGAGAAGACCAGCTCTCAATGCAGTTAGAGTGCCGTGGCAAAGGCGGACAGCCCTGCCAGGGTCCCGCACATATCACTGTTACG TACTCAAGAATGCACAAACTGGATCCAGTGCAGAATCAGATACAGTGCCTGAAGAGTGATATTAAACAGCTGCAGGCTGATGGAATCAAAGCTCCTCCTCAAAGTCTGGCTGAGGCGGCCGTGCACACAGAAAACTTCATCAC GGCCTTGGTTAATGCTTACAAGCTAAATCCTTCCCCTGCCATCCTGAAGGTGGGCATCACTGTTTTCTATCAGATAGTGTCCTTTGTGTGTGAGGACACACAGAGACATCCACCCACTCGCCAGTTCTTCACGTCATGTATAGAGATCCTTGGTCAG GTCTTCATCCGGGATGTCCGATCAGAATGTAAACCAATGCTGAAGACCATCCTGCTCAATAGACACCTCTGTAACCTTCTCTCACCCTACTTCACTCCGAACGCCTCTCCTGCAGAGCTTGTCTCTCTGTACGAGGAAGTGGTCAACACCCTCCACATAGACAGCGGTGATGTCATATTCATGCTCCTCACAAAA TTTGACTTAACTCAGTGGCTGTCGGTGACACAGCCTCAGTTCTCTGAGCGTAGCAGACTGATGGCAATTATCCATAAGGCTCTGTGCACCTGTGGGCTGGAACCTGAGCCAGAAGTCCTCATGCCCTTCAACATATTCTGCAAGCATTGGACTGAACTGCTGCTTTACCAGTTTCCAGACCACTACAGTGACTTCCTTCGTCTGCTCATGCAGA GCTCTTCTGATCAGCTTCTCAGTCCAGAGTGTTGGAGGACGTCTCTAATTGTGCTGGGCTGTTCTCCTCATCCGaagataaagacaaacaaaacccGCTCCATCCTCCTCTCCCCTCAGCAG GTGGATGAAACAATCGAATGGCTCTCGAAGTACTTCCTGAAGCTCCGTCTGTCTAACCAAGACTTCAGGAGCTTTGGTCTCCTCTCAAAATGGGGGCCATACATTGAGGAAATCAAGATGTTTTGGGAAGATTTGATTACTTACGTCATTGATCTGGAACTAAACAATTGCAGCAAAGAACCAGTAGGAAGTCCAAGACTGGtcaaag CGCTTGAGAGCCTGCATGCAAAAATGGCCAAACTGTTTGAACCGTGGATTCTGTTCCTTGACACTGACAACACTAG TCATCCTCACTGTTCTCCCTGGCTTGAATCAGATGCCGCAGCTGCAGTGAGCTTAGTGAGCTTATATGCACGCTTGATGGAGACTTTACATGAGAAATTCAAAG ATCGTTTGTTGCCAGGACAAAGAGGAGCTCTGTGGTTTCATCTCATGCATTACTGTGAGACCCTAAACTCCACAAAAACTCCAGAACACCTaccacacacataacacacttatTACATCCAATTACCatcaaacaaaccacacacaaatcaaacactaattaa TCATGCTGTTCAGGTGGAGAGGGGAAGCCCGAAGAGTTGTTTCCTGTTTATGGGAGAGCTGCTGTGTGAGGTGAACTGGGTCAGTGTACTGAGTGACTCTCTCAGCCCCAAGCTGAGCCCCTCAGCTCAGACGATGGTGGTCTCTGTCCTCTATCTGATGGTGTTTCTGGCCAAAGAGGATCTCAGTAAACCT GAATCTTCTGTCCTCAGTCTTCTGGACCAATCAGCTTCTCTGCCTTGGCACCTAGTAGATTTTCCTTCTTATCAAAATGTTACAAGCTACGTCAGCACACATTACCCAGCATCCCTCGTTCTCAGTCCTGATACTTCTTCACAACATGTCATCAGATTGCTTAGAATGGCTGCTGGATTTGGGCCGACCACACAAATGTTACATCACAAG GACATGACTTTAAAGTGCCAAGCCTTCCTTCACCTAATGGTGCAGTTCCTGACCTCTCTGGATCAAAATGGGAACATCAGTCTGGCATCTCTggagacagaaatggagaaattACTGGAGTACATTGTCATTTTCAACCCTCCTG AGACAGACCTCCAGCAGCGGCACATGGCCACATGCAGTCTGTTTGCTGAGATGCTGACTCTGCTCAATGAAGCTGGCATATCTACAGCAGAGGGACTCGGGACTAAACTCCACTCCTGGGTGGAAAAGCGAGCTCGGGGTCCCTTGGTTCTTCCCCTACTAACCGCTGCGTGCAGATGTCTGGCCTCAGTGCGTCACATGACACGCACCACCGAGGCCTGTATTCTCTCCTACTTCACTGATG gtgGATGTGCACATCAGTACTCGGGTTGGGGGCCCATCCTGGTCTCTCTTCAGGTTCCTGAACTGACTGTTGAGGACTTTATTCAGGAAAGCCTGAACCTGGGCAGTTATCTCACCCTGTACGTCTACATCCTCCAGAGGCTGAACCTGGAGCAAACCCTCCTGAACGAGAAGAATACCCAACACATGCACAAAACATGTATCAACCAGGTATT CTGCAGTGGTCCAGCTGATGAGGCAAAGCTGTTTTTATGGTGCCATAAATTCTTGGAGCTTGTGCAGATCCAGGTGGATCAAGAGGACGCCTGTGCACTTGACACTCTGATTCTCACCTTAATGGCATTCCAGACCCGTCTAGCCCAGCTCGGTGAGGAAAGACTGAACTCAGGCATCTTGGGAGCCATTGGCCTCGGGAGGAAATCCCCACTTTCTAGCAG TTTTCGGGTTGTGGCACGCAGCATGTCAACATTTTTGCTGGTTCAGGTGCCCTCAGAGAATCAGCTGCGTCTTCATCCAGGCACAGAGCTGCAGCTCCCAGCTAAAGCCCAGCAG